In Achromobacter pestifer, the DNA window CAGTCCAGATAACTGCGCTTTCGTTCGCCCTCCGGCATCATTTCTATGCCTTTGCGAAGCTCCCCTAGCGTTAGTGCGGATAGGAATAGCGTGGTGGGCGGGCGCTTCTGCAGCCATCTGACCACGTTGCCATCTGGTTGCTTTCGACGCAGTTCGGACAGGACATTGGTATCGACGAGATAGCTCAAAGTCCATCCTTGCGCGTCGGGCTGGCGTCACGGGGAAAGTCGAGGTCTTCGTCGCCGGCCAGGGGGGAACGACGCATGAAGGCGACGAGAGATTCCCCCGTGCCTGAAAGTTTGTCGAAGTCCGATCGCGAGAGCACGACCGCGACAGAACGCCCGTGTACAGTGATTTCCTGGGGACCTTGGCTTCCGGCCGCTTTAACGACCTCGGACAAGCGGGATTTGGCTTCTTGCATTTGCCAAGCCTGCATACTGTTCTCTCAAATCTGACTAGAATAGTCAGATTTTATGAGGTATTTCTGGCAGTCGCAATGGGACCATGCCTGGTCAAGATCGCCTTTGCCCCGGCTTGCCGGGGCGGAGCTTGACCGGTATATGAGCAGATACAGACTGATGCGGGGTGCAGTTCGAGCCAAAAGCCAGACGAAAAGCAGCCCTTATGTCCTGGATCATCGATCCAGGACATAAGGGCTGCTTTTTTTGCACCAAAGTGCGGCGCTTAGGCCAAGCGTCGCCGCTTATCTGCCTACTCGATGTTCTGCGCCTGTTCCCGCATCTGCTCGATCAGCAGTTTCAGGTCCATGGCCGCGCGGGTGACTTCCATGCTGCCGGCCTTGGAGCCCAGGGTGTTGGCCTCGCGGTTCATTTCCTGGAACAGGAAATCCAGGCGCTTGCCTGCGCTGCCGGCGTTTTTCTTGCCGGAGGCGGGCTTGCCGCCGCCGTCGCCGAGCAGGTGGCGCAGTTCTTCGAGGTGCGAACGCAGGCGCGACAGCTCTTCGGCCACGTCGATGCGCAGCGCGAACAGGTTGGCTTCCTGGGACAGGCGTTCCGACAGTTCCGAGCCGGAAATGTGGGTGAAGCCCCCGGGGAAGGCCGATTCCACGCTTTCGCGCAGCTTGGAGGCCAGCTTGTCGCGGTGGTCCGCCAGCAACTGGGGCAGGTGCGCCTGCACCAGTTCGACGATGCGCGCCACGCCGTCGGCGCATTCGCGCATCATGCCGGCCAGGCGTTCGCCTTCGCGCGCGCGGCCTTCCTGCAGCTGCGTCAGCGCTTGCTGGGCGGCCTGCATGCAGGCGGCGCCCCAGACTTGCGGATCGAGCGCGTCGTTGGCGCGCTGGCCGGGCCAATTGAACAGTTCCACCAGGCGCGGCGCGGCGATGTCGGGGAGGATGCGGCGCGCCGCCTGCAGCTGTTCGGCCAGGCTTTCGAGCCAGGCCGGCTCCAGCTTGGACAAGTCGGTGCTGGCGTTGCGGGTGTAGGAGACGCGGATCTCGACCTTGCCGCGCGCCAGGTTGGCCGTCAGCAATTCGCGCAGCGGCGTCTCCACGTGGCGCAATTCGTCGGGCAGGCGGAAGTAGAGATCGAGAAAGCGGCTGTTGACGCTGCGGAATTCGAGCGCAAGCGTGCCTTGCTCGAGATCTGCGCGGGCGTTGCCGAAAGCGGTCATGCTGCGAATCATGATGTGCGTGTCCTGGTAATGCTTTTTTATTGGGAGCCGGCGGTCGCCCGCGCCAGCCGGTTTTTCGGCGCGGACCTTTCCATTTGTACCGGTTGTATCGCGGCAGGATACTCCAAGCGGCATTTTCCTGCGGCGCCACCCCGTACAATGCGGCGGATCTAAGCCACGTCTGGAGTTTGCCTGTGACCACAACCCCCGCCATCGCCCGTCCTTCGGGCCGCGCCGTCGACGAACTGCGGCCGTTCAGCCTGGAGCGCGGTTTTACGCGCTACGCCGAAGGTTCGGTGCTGGTGAAGGCCGGCAACACCCATGTGCTGTGCACGGCCAGCGTATTGGAGAAAGTACCGCCTTTTCTGAAGGGCAAGGGAGAAGGCTGGGTAACGGCTGAATACGGCATGTTGCCGCGCGCCACGCATACGCGCGGCGACCGCGAAGCCGCGCGCGGCAAGCAGAGCGGCCGCACGCAGGAAATCCAGCGCCTGATCGGCCGCAGCCTGCGCGCAGTGTTCGACATGAAGGCGCTGGGCGAGCGCACGCTGCATCTGGACTGCGACGTGCTGCAGGCCGATGGCGGCACGCGCTGCGCCAGCATTACCGGCGCCTGGGTGGCCGCGGCCGACGCCGTCGCGTTGCTGATGCAGCGCGGGGCTCTGGCTGCCAATCCGATCCGCGACGCGGTCGCGGCGGTGTCCGTCGGCCTGGTGCAGGGCCGCGCGGTGCTGGATCTGGACTACGAGGAAGACTCGGCCTGCGATGCCGACGTGAACGTGATCATGACCGGCAGCGGCGCATTCGTGGAAGTGCAGGGTACGGGCGAGGGTGCGACCTTCACCCGCGCGGAACTGGACACGATGCTGGTGCTGGCCGAAAGCGGCATTGCCGGTCTGGTGCGGGCGCAGCGCGCGGCGCTGGCCTGATCGGCATCAAAAGAAACGGGTTGGACGCGCACACCGCGGCCAACCCGTAGCCCCGCCAGCTGGGATTACTTCGGCGCCAGCAGCGTCCCCAGCTTCTCCGCCTTTTCCAGATTCCAGATCGCATCGATCAGTCCGCGCAGCTCTTGCTCCGTAGCGGCGTCAGCGTAACGGCCCAGGCTGAGCGTCTTGTCCTCGATTTCCGCGCGGCTCAGGGTATTGCCCGGGTCGCCCTTGGGTTCGTCCACGCGCCCATGCAGCTTGCGGCCGTCGCGGGTGTAGACGGTGACCTTGCCGATCCAGCGCTGGGGGTAGGCGCCGTCGACCTCCGGGTCCAGCTCCATTTCGACCTTGCCGCGGAACGTGGCCACGCCCGGATCGTCCAGGCCGGCGTCGAACTCCGCCAGGCCGGCGCGGCCCTGGCGGGCGATCAGGGCCAGCACGGTACCCATCGAGAACTTGGACTGGTGCACGGTCTGCGGGTTGACCACGGGGCCCAGCACGTCGATGGCGCCCTGGTGCACGTGAGCCACGACGCGCTCGATGTCGGCTTCGGTCAGGTTGTTTTCGCGCAGCGCCTGCTGCAATGCATCGGCCGCCGGATGGGTGTGGCGGCAGGACGCGTGGAATTTGAACGAGGTTTCGGCCAGCGCCCAGCGTTCGCCCAGCCGGTCGCACAGGCGGCTCGGGTCGGCGTCCGTCGACATGCCGGCGGCCATGCCCTGCGGGCCTTCCAGAATGTGGCGCGCGCCGGTGAAACCTTCACGCGCGAGATAGGCGGCGGTGATGCCGTCGGCGGCGGCCTTGGCGGTGTGCAGCTGCTTGGAGTCGGCGGCGTCGCGCAGGAACTCCCAGAGGCCGGCGGCCTGCGTGCCGGCCGAGCCCAGCGCGTTCAGCATTTCCTCGGGGGACAGGTTCAACAGCCGGCCGGTGGTGACGGCCGCGGCCAGCGTGCCGGCGGTGCCGGTGGTGTGGAAGATCTTGTAGTGCGAACGGCCCAGGAATTCGCCGACGCGGATCCCCACTTCGTAGCCGGCAACAGAGGCGACCAGCAGGTCGCGGCCCGAGCGGCCCAGGGCCTGGGCCACCGCCAGCGCCGGCGGGAAGACCACGGCGGCGGGGTGGAACACGGAGCCGTTGTGCACGTCGTCCTGCTCCACCACGTGGGCGGTCGCGGCGTTGACCATGGCGGCGAACAGGGGCGTGGTGCGGCGGCGGGTGATCAGGACTTCGCTGGGGCCGTCGGCCGGGCCCATGGCGGCCGCATAGCGGTCGATGGCCTGCACGGCGCGGGCGGAGGCGCCGGCCAGGATGGAAGCCAGGCAGTCCAGCAGCAGGTCCTCGGCGCGGCGCAGCACCGGGGCCGGGATGTCCTCATAGCGCAGGTTGGCGGCAAAGGCCGCGAGTTCGGCGCTCAGGTGCGGGGTGTCTTGGGCAGCGGTCATTGATGTCGGGGTCCGGTCAGAAGGAGCGGGGCAGGCCCAGGATGTGTTCGGCCACGTAGGACAGGATCAGGTTGGTCGAGATCGGCGCGACCTGATACAGGCGGGTTTCGCGGAACTTGCGCTCGACATCGTATTCCGTGGCGAAGCCAAAGCCGCCGTGGAACTGCAGGCAGGCGTTGGCGGCTTCCCAGGACGCGTCGGCGGCCAGCAGCTTGGCCATGTTGGCCTGGGCGCCGCAGGGCTCGTGGGCGTCGAACAGGCGGCAGGCTTCGTAGCGCATCAGGCTGGCGGCTTCGACGTTGATGTGGGCGCGGGCGATGGGGAACTGCACGCCCTGGTTCTGGCCGATGGGGCGGCCGAACACCATGCGTTCCTTGGCGTAGGCGGTGACCTTGTCCACGAACCAGTAGCCGTCGCCGATGCACTCGGCGGCGATCAGGGTGCGTTCGGCGTTCAGGCCGTCCAGGATGTACTTGAAACCCTTGCCTTCTTCGCCGATCAGGTTCTCTTCGGGGATTTCCAGATTGTCGAAGAACAGCTCGTTGGTCTCGTGGTTGACCATGTTGGGGATCGGGCGGATCGACATGCCGTGCTTGACGGCATGATGCAGGTCCACCAGGAAGATGGACATGCCTTCCGATTTGCGCGTGACCTGGTCCAGCGGCGTGGTGCGCGCCAGCAGGATCATCAGATCGGAATGCTGCACGCGCGAGATCCAGACCTTCTGGCCGTTGATGACGTAGCGGTCGCCGCGCTTGACGGCGGTGGTCTTGATCTTGGTGGTGTCGGTGCCGGTGGTGGGTTCGGTGACACC includes these proteins:
- a CDS encoding MmgE/PrpD family protein, coding for MTAAQDTPHLSAELAAFAANLRYEDIPAPVLRRAEDLLLDCLASILAGASARAVQAIDRYAAAMGPADGPSEVLITRRRTTPLFAAMVNAATAHVVEQDDVHNGSVFHPAAVVFPPALAVAQALGRSGRDLLVASVAGYEVGIRVGEFLGRSHYKIFHTTGTAGTLAAAVTTGRLLNLSPEEMLNALGSAGTQAAGLWEFLRDAADSKQLHTAKAAADGITAAYLAREGFTGARHILEGPQGMAAGMSTDADPSRLCDRLGERWALAETSFKFHASCRHTHPAADALQQALRENNLTEADIERVVAHVHQGAIDVLGPVVNPQTVHQSKFSMGTVLALIARQGRAGLAEFDAGLDDPGVATFRGKVEMELDPEVDGAYPQRWIGKVTVYTRDGRKLHGRVDEPKGDPGNTLSRAEIEDKTLSLGRYADAATEQELRGLIDAIWNLEKAEKLGTLLAPK
- a CDS encoding type II toxin-antitoxin system Phd/YefM family antitoxin — translated: MQAWQMQEAKSRLSEVVKAAGSQGPQEITVHGRSVAVVLSRSDFDKLSGTGESLVAFMRRSPLAGDEDLDFPRDASPTRKDGL
- a CDS encoding YicC/YloC family endoribonuclease; the encoded protein is MIRSMTAFGNARADLEQGTLALEFRSVNSRFLDLYFRLPDELRHVETPLRELLTANLARGKVEIRVSYTRNASTDLSKLEPAWLESLAEQLQAARRILPDIAAPRLVELFNWPGQRANDALDPQVWGAACMQAAQQALTQLQEGRAREGERLAGMMRECADGVARIVELVQAHLPQLLADHRDKLASKLRESVESAFPGGFTHISGSELSERLSQEANLFALRIDVAEELSRLRSHLEELRHLLGDGGGKPASGKKNAGSAGKRLDFLFQEMNREANTLGSKAGSMEVTRAAMDLKLLIEQMREQAQNIE
- the rph gene encoding ribonuclease PH, translated to MTTTPAIARPSGRAVDELRPFSLERGFTRYAEGSVLVKAGNTHVLCTASVLEKVPPFLKGKGEGWVTAEYGMLPRATHTRGDREAARGKQSGRTQEIQRLIGRSLRAVFDMKALGERTLHLDCDVLQADGGTRCASITGAWVAAADAVALLMQRGALAANPIRDAVAAVSVGLVQGRAVLDLDYEEDSACDADVNVIMTGSGAFVEVQGTGEGATFTRAELDTMLVLAESGIAGLVRAQRAALA
- a CDS encoding acyl-CoA dehydrogenase family protein, with product MPNASHAYQDIREAVRDLCAQFPSEYFRKVDEERGYPEAFVRALTEAGWLAALIPQEYGGSGLGLTEASVIMEEINRSGGNSGACHGQMYNMGTLLRHGSKAQKREYLPRIAAGELRLQSMGVTEPTTGTDTTKIKTTAVKRGDRYVINGQKVWISRVQHSDLMILLARTTPLDQVTRKSEGMSIFLVDLHHAVKHGMSIRPIPNMVNHETNELFFDNLEIPEENLIGEEGKGFKYILDGLNAERTLIAAECIGDGYWFVDKVTAYAKERMVFGRPIGQNQGVQFPIARAHINVEAASLMRYEACRLFDAHEPCGAQANMAKLLAADASWEAANACLQFHGGFGFATEYDVERKFRETRLYQVAPISTNLILSYVAEHILGLPRSF